GTCGGTGAGCTTCGTAACGCCGAGCAAACCCGACTCCGACCATCCCGGCGACAAAAGCGACCTCGGCCCCTCGTGGGTCGCCAACGTCGTGAACGCGATCGGCGAGAGCCCATACTGGAACACGTCGGCGATCATCCTGCTGTGGGACGACTGGGGCGGCTGGTACGACAACGCCTCGCCGCCGCAGCTGGATTTTCGGGGCCTCGGCATCCGCGTGCCGTGCCTGATCATCTCACCCTACTCGCGCGAGACCTCTCCGAGTCATCCGGGCTACGTGTCGCATACTCAGTACGAGTACGGGAGCATCCTGCGGTTCATCGAGGAGGCCTATAACCTGCCGTACATCGGGCCGGAGAGCCAATTCTACACGGACGAGCGCGCGACGCCCCTCGACGACAGCTTCGACTTCACGCAGCCGGCGCGGAAGTTCGTGCCGATTACCCCCAAATACCCGAGGTCGCGCTTCCTGCACGAGCCGCCGTCGAACGAGCCGGTCGATACGGAATAACGGCGGCTCGCGCGGTCAGCGCGACGGACTACTGCTCGAGCTCGTGGACGCTATTGTCTTTGGTGTCCGTATAGAACAGCGCCGTGTTGGCGTCACTCGTTCCGGTAGCCAGCAGCCCGAAAACTTCCTGCGTCGTATCGCTGTTGAGAGTCTTGGTCGCCAGCACCGTGCCCCCCGCCGAGATCTCGACCAGCGTGTTGCCGCCGGCGCCGTTGGCGACGACGAGGTTGCCGTTGGGCAGCAAAGCGAGTGCCACCGGGGAGTTTAGCGGCGAGCCGCTGTAGACGAGCGACGCGCACGAGAACTTCTTCTGCTTGCACTTGAACGTCTTACCGCCGGGCTGCACGATGATCTCGCCCGTCGCCAGCAAGTTGCTCACGGTCGTGACTGCAACGAGCGTATTGTCGACACCGTCGGTGATGTAGAGCGTGTCGTTGCACTTGTTTCCGTGGTTGATCAGCGTCCCGTTATACTGGATTCCTTCCGGGCCCAAGGCGCCCCAGCCGGATCCGCCGACGTCGAAGCCCGTGATGACGGCCTCCTCTTTCCTGAGGCCGTATAGGCCGGCGGCGAACTTGACGATCGAACCGGTCTTGGCGTCGCCCTCGAAGATGCTTTCGGGCGCGTATGCCAGGCTGCAGAAAGCGTCGGCGTCGACGACCGGCTCTTTGATCGGCGAGCCGTACGTCTTCACGGCCTTGGCGTGCTGGTTGAACTTCTCGAGGATGCCGCTGGACAATCCGCCACCGTATACGTTGTCGCCATGGCTCACCGCGCCACCGGAGCAACCTTTGATCTTGGCGCTCTGCACGAACCTCGTCGGCGACGAACCCGTCGTGGGATTCAGCAGCTCGATCGTCGTTCCGTTTCCGGCGGTGCCGGTGGAGTCGGCGAAGTTGCAGACCAGCAGCTGGCCCTTCTTCAAGACACCGAAGCTGAGATGCACTTGCGACAGGTCGCGCGGACCCTGGTCGCCGTTCCTTGGATCGACCGTCGAGCCGATGACGACGTCCTTCTTGAGCTTATTGAGGATCGAAGTGCTGTCGGTCGCGGGTGCGAGGGAACTTTGAGCGCCAAAGGCGTTGTTCGCCCCGGCGCTCGATGGGACGGCGCCGCTGCCGCCGCAGGCAGACATCGCGAGAAGGCCGCCGAGCGCCACCGGCGCCGGCAATAGGTTGAAGAATCGCATCGTGTTTATGGCTCCAGTTCGTGGACGTTGTGGTAGGCTGAATCGGTATAGAAGAGCGTCGTGTTCGTGTCGTTTGTTCCGGCGGCGAGCAGTCCGAAGATCTCCGGCGTCTTGTCGCTGTTGAGCGTCTTGGTCGCGAGCACTTTGCCCGCGGCGGAGATTTCGACGAGTTTGTTGCCGCCGGCGCCGTTGGCGACGACGAGGTTGCCGTTGGGCAGCAGCGCGAGCGCTACCGGCGACTTCAACGGAGGCCCGCTGTACACGACCTTCGCGCACGAAAACTTCTTCTGCTTGCACCTGAACGTCTTGCCACCCGGCAGCACTTGGATCTCGCCCTTCGTCAGCAAGTTGCTCACGGTCGTAACCGCAATGAGCGTGTCGTCGACGCCGTCGGTGATGTAGAGTGTGTCGTTGCACTTGTTTCGGTTGATGAGCGTCGCGTTATATTGGAGTCCGCCCGGTCCACGGGTGCCCCAGCCCGCTCCGCCGACGGCGAAGCCCGTGATGACGGCCTCCTCTTTCTGGAGGCCGTATAGGCCGGCAGCGAACTTGACGATCGAGCCGGTCTTGGCGTCGCCCACGAAGATGCTTTCGGGGGCGTAGGGCAGGCTGCAATCGGCGTCGGTGTCCGCTAGCGGCTCTTCGATCGGCGTTCCGTAGGTCTTGACGGGCTTCCCGTGCTCGTTGAACTTCTCGACGATTCCGCTCGTCATGCCGGCACCGTACACGTTGTCGCCCGCACTCACCGCGGCGCCGTCGCAGCCATCGATTTTCGTGCTCTGCACGAACGTGGCCGGCTTCGAGCCCTGCTTCGGATCCAATATCTCGATCGTCGTGCCTTTCCCGGCGGCGCCGGAGGAGTCGACGAAGTTGCAGACAAGCAGCTGGCCCTTCTTCAGCACGCCGAAGCTCAGATGGACCTGCGACAGCGCACGCGGACCCTTGTCGCCGTTCTTCGGATCGACCGTCGAACCGATGACGACGTCCTTCTTTAGCTTCTTGAGGATGGACGTGCTGTCGGCCGGCGCGATCAAACCGGCGTCGCCGACGGCAACTTGCGAGAACGCACCGTTGGCGCCGACGCTCGACGGGACGGCTCCGTTCCCGCCGCACGCCGATGTCGCCAGCAGCGCTCCGACGACGGCCAGCGCGGGGCGTCTATGAAAAAGCATCCTAACCTCGCTCGTAGTACGCAGTGAAAGCCCCGCCCTTCGAATCGCCTTTTTGGCCAACCTGCAAGAGCGAGCGACCGCCGTCACCTTTCATGTGAAAGTTCTCACAAAGAAAACTATAGTCATCGCGACGCCGATGGTGACGACGACGACGCGCGCGAACGGCTGCGGCACGCGCCGAAAGAAGCGAGCGCCCAGATATCCGCCGGCGAGCGCAATTACGGCCATCGGCAGCGCGAACCGCCAATCGATGATGCGCGCGACGACGAATGGAATCAACGCCACGCCGTTGATGGCCGTGGCGAGGACGTTCTTGATCGCGTTCTGCGCGTTAAAGCTCGGTAATCCGGAGAAGGCGAGCACCGCAAGCATCAGGATTCCAGCGCCCGCGCCGAAATAACCGCCGTAGATCGCGATGCAGAACTGCACGCCGAGCTGCCACGGCGCGTGCCGCGGCGCGGCCGGCGCGGCGCGCGTCAGACGTGGGCTGAGGGCGAAGACGATCGTCGCGAAGAGCAAGAGCCACGGGATCAGCCGTTGGAACAGCGCCTGCGGCGTGACCAGCAGCAGATACGCGCCGATCAGCGCGCCCACGACGCTCACGCTGATGACGGGCAGCAACAGTCCTCGATGCGCCACAACTTCTTCGCGATAGCCGCGCGCGCCGCCGATATTGCCGACCCACATCGCCGCGTTGTTTGTCGCGTTGGCCGAGATCGGCGGCACGCCCGCGAACACGAGCGACGGAAACGACAGAAAGCTTCCGCCGCCGGCGACGCTGTTCATCGCCCCGGCCGCGAACGCGGCGAGTCCGGGAAGTAAGATCAGAGCGCGGTGCGTTCGCGCTTGGTAACGCGATAGACCCGGCGCACGTTCTTGAGCGTTTCGAGCTTCGTCAACAGCTTGTGCAAATGGTCGAGGTCGCGGATCTGGACGGTGAGGCTGGCCACGGCGACCCCGTCCTTGCGCACGCGCGCGTTGACCGAGCTCACCTGCGTCTTGAGCTCCGAGAAGACGGCCATGATGTCTTGCAGCAGCTGGGAGCGATCGTCGGCCTCGACCTCGACGTCCACGCCGTGCGTCAGGCCCGCGTCGTCGATCCATTGCGCCTGCAAGATCCGCTCCGGAGTGGCGTTCATGTACGCGACGTTGGGACAGTCGGCGCGGTGGATGCTGACGCCGCGGCCGATCGTCACGTAGCCGATGATCGGATCGCCCGGCACGGGGGAGCAGCACTTCGAGAGCCGTACCAGCACGTCGTCCACGCCGGCGATGCGCACGCCGCTCGACCGGCGCACGCCCTTGCGCGGCGTCGGCCGGCGGCCGATCTTCGTGAGATCGACGACGTTGTCGTGCTTGAGCTCGTCGCGCAACCGATTGACGACGGCCTGCGCCGAAGCGTCGCCGAAGCCGATAGCGGCGTAGAGATCCGTTGGGGTCGCGTAGTTCAGACGCGACGCGATGCGTCCGAGCAGCTCGCCGCGCGCGACGTCCGTACGCAACCCCGCGCGAGCCAGCTCCTGCTCGAGCGCCTCCTGCCCGGCTAAGACGTTCTCCTCGCGGCGCTCCTTGCGAAACCACTGCTTGATCTTGTGCTTCGCGCTGGAGGTCTTGACGATCGAGAGCCAGTCCAGCGAGGGGCGGCCGCTGGACTTATTGACGAGGATCTCGCAGATGTCGCCGTTCTGCATCGCGTAGTCGAGCGGAACGATCCGGCCGTTGATCTTCGCACCGACGCAATGATTGCCGACGTCGGTGTGCACTTGATAGGCGAAGTCCAGCGGCGTGCCGCCGGCGGGTGTCGAATAGACGTCGCCGCGCGGCGAGAACACGAAGACCTGCGAGTCGAACAGATCGAGCTTGAGGTTTTCCATGAAGACGCGCGAGTCTCGCATGTCCTTCTGCCACTCCAGCAGCGCGCGCAGCCACGAGAGCTTGTTCTCGAACTGGTCGGCCTTGCCGCCTTCCTTGTAGCGCCAGTGCGCGGCGATGCCGTATTCGCCGGTGCGGTGCATGTCCCAGGTGCGGATCTGGATCTCGAGCGGTTCGCCGCTCGGGCCCACGACCGTCGTGTGAAGCGACTGATACATGTTGGGCTTGGGCATCGCGATGTAATCTTTGAAGCGGCCCGGCAACGGCGTCCACATCGCGTGAACGGCGCCAAGCGCCGCGTAGCAGTCCTTCACGGTATCGACGATGATGCGGATCGCCGTCAGGTCGTAGATCGTCGAGAACTCGCGGCCCTTGCTGATCTTCGAGTAGATCGAGTAGAAGTGCTTCGGCCGGCCTTGGATCTCGGCGTTGACCTTTAGCGCCTTGAACTCGTCGCGGAGGCGCACGATTGCCGCTTCGACGTCGGCCTCGCGCTCGCGCCGCGTCTTGGCGACGCGTTCCACGATGTCGTGATAGCCCGCGGGATCGAGGTACCGAAGGCACTCGTCCTCGATCTCCCACTTGATCTTCCATATCCCGAGCCGGTGCGCGATCGGCGCGTAAATGTCGAGCGTCTCTCGCGCGATCCCCTGCTGCTTGGAGGGCGGCAGGCTCGCGAGCGTCCGCATGTTGTGCAGGCGATCGGCCAGCTTGATGATGATGACGCGGATGTCCTTGGCCATCGCGAGGAACATCTTGCGCAGATTCTCGACCTGCGCGTCTTCCTTCGATTGGTACGGAATCCGCGTAAGCTTGGTCACGCCGTCGACCAAGCGCGAGATCTCGTCGCCGAACTGCGCCGTGACCTGGTCGTTCGTGATCGAAGTATCCTCGACGACGTCGTGAAGCAGGGCCGCGGCGATCGTCTGATGGTCCATCTCGAGGTCGGCCAGGATTCCGGCGACGGCCAGCGGGTGCTCGACGAACGACTCGCCGGACGCGCGGCGCTGGCCCTCGTGTGCCGCGACGGCGACCTCGTAGCCGCGCATCAGCGCCTCCGCGTCGGCGGAGGTGTCATAGCGGCGGACTCGCTCGATCAGGTCGGTGATGGTCATGGATATCCCGCTATTATAACGCAGCGGGTCGCGCGGACGCGCCCTAGCGGCCTATGGGCTGCTAGCGGGGGAGGGGCTCGGGGCCGGGGTCACAGTCTCGACGTCGAGCCGATTCTTGAAGAAGATCGTCGCGATCTTGCCCTGAGCGTCGAGCGCGAGCCAGAGGTAAATGTTGCCGGAGGTGCAGCGCATCTGATAAATGTAGCCGCGCGCCTCGGGCGGGAAGTCGGGCGCGATCCAGTGCCCCATATAGACCTCGTCGATCAGGGGGCCGAGCTGGCCCAGCGCCGTCGACGTCTCCGTGATTTTCGCGTCGGAGAGCTTGTCCAGCACCTGTTTCGCGTACAGGCTCTTGTTGATGCTCCCGGCCTGCCACTGCACGAACTGCTGGCGCGCGAGTTTGGTGATCACGGGGTCCGCGACCGGCGTGGGCGTCGGCGCCGGTGTGGGCGTCGAGTGCGGGCGCGCGAAACTCGGCGCCGGCGCCGACACCAGGGCGGCGGTTACGATTGCGGCGGCGAGGGCGAACCTCATCGGCGATCAGTACGAAAGGAAGGTGACGACGTCGTGGCCCGCAAGCTTCTCGCGCCCCTTGAGGTCGGTCAGCTCGACCAAGAACGCGAAGGCGTCGACGCTGGCGCCGAGTCGTTCGAGGAGCCGGCCAGTTGCGGCGGCAGTGCCGCCCGTCGCGAGCAGGTCGTCCACGACGAGGACGTGGTCGCCCTTGCCGATGGCATCGGCGTGGATTTCGAGCGCGTTGGTCCCGTATTCGAGCGCGTACTCCTCGCTGAGCTTGTCATGCGGCAACTTTCCGGGCTTGCGCACCGGGATGAATCCGGCCCCGATTGCGTACGCGATCGGCGCCCCGAGAATGTATCCGCGTGCCTCGACGCCGACGACGTAGTCGATTCCGCGGCCGCTGAAACGCTCCACGAACAGGTCGATCGTGCGCCGAAAGCCTTGCTTATCTTTCAACAACGGGGTAATGTCACGGAAAAGGATTCCGGGAATCGGAAAATCCGGGATCGCTCGAATCAGGGTTTCGATCTCCACGACGGGACCGGTTACAGTCGGGGGATCGAAGGGCCTGCAGAAAGGATGGACATGAAGAGACCGTACGCCCTGGCCGCCGCGATGACTGCGGCGCTCGCCGCGGGCACGGTTGCTCCCGCGCTTGCCAACGGCGCGGGCAGCACCACCACGATCATCGTACTCAGTGCTGCCGCAGTCGGCTCCGTCCCGCTCATCGTCAACTATAATCACAAGGTCCGCGAGAAACGAGCGGAGGAGCAGGAGGTCGCGCGCCGGCAAGATGCCTATCGCGACTGGTTCTATCACAAGTACGGCTACTACCCGACCTACGATCAGTTCAGGCAGTGGTACGTGCAGACATACAACACCAACCCGTAGGCGCTAACGACGGAAAAACGCCGAGCCACTCCACGCGGAACGGCTCGGCGTTCTCCTTATGAAACTCGACCTCAGCGAGCCGAGGACGCGGCTGCTGCTCGCCATCGCGATCTCCATAGCGATCCACGAGGCGGCCGCCGGACTCGTGCCGCAGGCACTTCGGCGCCCCTCCCCAAGTGCGGAAGTCGTCACGCGCGCGCAGATCGTGCGCGTCGCGATACGCGCCGTCGCGACGCCGACGCCCCGACCGGTGCGCGTCGCCGAGCGGGTTCGTACCGTTGCGGCAGCGCCGGCGCCGCGCCGTGCCGCGGCCGCTTCGCGGCAGGTTGCGCAAGCCCCGGTTCATCGTGCCGAACCGCGTCGCAGCGTGCCGCGCTCGCCGTCGCAGGGCCGCCCAGTATGGGACGCGGCCGGGAGCGGCAACGGTCACGCCGGCTTCGCGTTAGCCGGTACCGGCACAAACGGCAGCGCCCGCGCGGGCGCAGCCGGCGACGCTGCCGCGCCGGCGAGCGATACGCGCCCGTGCGGCTTCGTGACATTCTCGGATCCCCACGGCTCGCAGTTCGACTCGCGCACGCGCGGCTTCTGGGTGGACATCCGCATGGCGGTCCGCTTCTCTGACGGAACGACGCAGTCGATGATTCTCGACTATCCTTGGTACTATCCGAGCGAAGCCGCCAATCCGTGGTCGGACGCGAACCTGCGCGATCCGAACTTCCCGACGCGCTTCCAGCAGCCGCCGCCCGAAAAGGCGATGGGTGAGCCGCCGCTCGTGCAATACGTCATGGCGCATAGCACTGCGGACGGACTCACCCTCTTACGCGATTGCCCCGCGCTATCGCCGGCGGCCGAGACTCCTTAAGTTCCCAGCGCGTTGTCCGGGCTGACGGAGACCGGCCAATCTCCGGCATTGGTAGTGAGCTTATTGCTCAGCGACGTGCCGTTGGGATAGGCGATGTCCGCAATGACGAACGGGCCGGCGCTGGTCTCGACGCTCACGTACAACGTCTTGTTGTCTTTGCTGAGCGCGAGCCCGAACGGGAAACCCGTCACGCTGATCTTCTTCGACGGATTGGTCTGCCCCGCGGGAATGTAATCGATCGTGTCCGAGGAGTCGTCGAGCACGATGATGTTGCCCGATTTGTCGACTTCGAGAGCGCCCGGCGAGCCGACGTTCAGGTTGAGGTTCTTGCCTGTGGTCGAGCCGGGAGCGAACTCCTCGACCTCGGTTCCCACCTGTGCGTACAGGTTATCCTTCGAATCGGTCGCCAGATACTCGGGACTGCTGGCGACGCTTATCGTAAGCGATGGGGATGTCTGGCCCTTCGGATACACGGTGATCGTATCGTTGCCGACGTTGGCGCAATAGACGGTTCCGGCGGCGTCGACGGTGAGGCCGGTCGGCCGGTTCACGCCGTTGGTGATGGTCAAGAACGGCGTCGTTTGCCCGGCCTTGTACCCGGTGATCGAGTTTTTGTTGCTGCCATTGTAACCGATGTTCGTCGCGTACACGCTGCCGGACGCGTCGACGAAGAGGCGCTCGGGATTAAAGAGGCCACTGGTGATCTGGCCTTTCTGCGCGCCGGACGAGGAGTAGATCGTGATGGTGCTCGTATCGTAGTTGCCCCAATAGATCTTGGTTCTCACCCTGTGATGACGGTCCGGCGAAAACCAGCCCTGAGCGTGCGAGCCGCTCGCGTTCGAAGTCGTGCCGTGCCCGGCCGCGAGAATGCGATTGTCGCTGACCGTGCGCTTCGCGCCGGGCTGCGCCGCAGGCGCGGAGCCGGTGCTTGGCGGTCCTGCGGCAGAGCAACCTGCGGCCAGCGTGACGAGTAGGGAAGCCGCCGCCGCGCGACGGCCAATGGAAAGACTGGAGAGCAAAGCGAAGTCCTCCTGGCGTTAGTGAATAGGGATGGCCAGGAGTTTCTTTAGACTTTCAGCTCGACCTTTTCGAGGGCGCCCTTCGTCGACACGACGTGGTGATTGAGGCGCAGCTGCTCGGGATCCAAGCCGAACGCGAGGCCCAATAGCTGGGGCAGATGGAAAATCGGAACGTCGATCTCTTGCTTGAGGACACGCGCAGCGTCGGGCTGCTGTCCGTCGAGATTCAGATGACAAAGCGGACACGGCGTTACGAGGAGGTCGGCGCCCTTCTCCTTAGCCTCGATGATGTGGTTGCCGCCCATCGCGAGCGCCTTGTCACGATTGAACGTCAGCATCGGGAAGCCGCAGCACTTCGTCGAGCCGCGATACTCGACGGGCTCGGCGCCGAGCAGCGCGATGAGCTGTTCGAGGTACGTCTTGCGCTCGGGCCGCTCGCGCAGGCCGAGTTCTTCGACCGGGCGCAGGATGTAGCAGCCGTAGAACGGCGCGACCTTCAATCCGGTCAACTTGCGCTTGATGGCGACGGCGACGCGATCGATGCCGATGTCTTCGAAGAGCATCCAGAGCAGGTGCTTGACCTTGGTCGTGCCGCCGTAGCGGAAGCCTTGGTCGGCGATCGTCGCGTTCGCGCGATCCATTCGCGCCGGGTCCCTCTGCAGATGATAGTTGTGATTCGAAAGCACGCCTTGACACGTGCTGCAGATCGTCATGAGATCGGCGCCTTGCGCCTCGGCCATCGCCAGCATCAACGCGTTGAGCGCGTCGCCGAGCTCGGGATTCTGCTCGCTCAGGACGCCGGCGCCGCAGCATGGCGCCGACTCGAGCTCGTGCAGCTCGAGACCGAGGGGCTCGGCGATGGCCGTAGCCGACACGTAGAGCTCCGGGCAGGCGCCTTTCGAGACGCAGCCGGGAAAGAACGCAACCTTCACTTGAACCGTCCTCCGACACGTTCGAAAATCGCTTTGATGCGCTTGAACCCTGGAATTTTGTGATGAATCAGCGGCGGGAGCTTGCCGGCGCGCAGCAGGTTGAACGCGCTCGGAAGCACTTTGAGCTGCTCGACGAAGTTGAAGTAACCGATCGATTTCGGCATCAGCGTCAGCTCGTTGAGCCGTCCGCTGTCGCGCACGGACTCGGCGAAGGCGTCGGCGTGACGTGTGCCGGGATTGTTCGTGAACCCGGCGTCGACCGCAAGCTTGCGCAGTTTTAAGATCTGTTCTAGCGGCGCGACGCCCTTGGGGCACTGCGTGACGCACTCGTAACAGTGCGTGCAGTCCCAAATGCCGCCGGACTCGCTGTACTGGCCAAGCCGCTCCTTCGTCTCCGCGTCGCGCGGATCGCCCGTATAGCGATAGGCCTGCGCGAGCGCCTGCGGCCCGAGGAATTCGGAGTTGACCGCGAACGATTCGCAGTCCATCAGGCAGGCGCCGCAGCTGATGCAGCTGACCTCTTGGATCAGCTCCTCCATCGCCGCGTTCGGCACGCGGTACTCCTCGTCGGGCGGCGGGACCGGCTGTTTGTTCTGCAGCCACGGCTTGACCGCGAGGTGCTTCTCCCAAAACGGCGCCATGTCGCAGACGAGGTCGCGGATGACCGGCATGGACGGCGGCGACTCGACGCGGGTCTTTCCGTCCTTGGTGAACTCCTGCAGCTTGCTCTTGCAGGCGAGATTCGCGTGGCCGTTGATCCACATCGCGCACGAGCCGCAGATCGCGCTGCGGCACGCGCAGCGCACGGCCAGCGACTGGTCCTGGTACTCCCGGATCTCGATGAGGGCGTCCAGCACGACCGCGTGTTCCGGGAGATCGACGGTGTACGTCTGATAGCGCCTTGCCGGCGAACGGTTCCAAGGAGGCGGATACGGCTCGCCCGGGATCGCGTTGTCGGCGTAGCGGCCTTCGGGGTTGTAGCGCCCGACTTCGATCGTAAACTGCATTTAGTAGGTGCGCACCTCGGGCTTCCAGCGTGTGATGGTGACGGGAACGTGCGAAACCTCCGGCTCGCGATCGTCGCGAAGGGTCAGCACGATGTGTCTCAACCAGTCCGCGTCGTTGCGTTCCGGATGTTCGGTGTGCGTATGCGCCCCGCGGCTCTCCTTGCGCTCGAGCGCGGCCCGGATGATCGCTTCGCCGCAGTCCAGCAGATAGCCGAGCTCCAACGCGAACTCGAGCGCCTGATTGAAGACCCTGCCCTTGTCGCCAACGGCGATGCGCTCGTAGCGCTTCTGGTATTCCTTGAGGGCCGCTAGTGCCTCGCGCAAACCGGCGTCGTTGCGATAGAGCCCGACCTTTTCGTCCATCATCGTCGCGAGCTCGAGGCGCAGACCGGCGGGCGTGTCGCCGGTGTACGGCCGCTCGAGCAACTCTTGCAGACGGGCCTGCTCAGAAGCCAGCAGATTTTCGCCGCCCGTGCTGGCCGTCGTGCGCTTCGCGTAGTCGGCCGACGCCTTGCCGGAGCGGCGCCCGAAGACGATCGTGTCGAGCAGCGAGTTCGCGCCGAGGCGGTTGCCGCCGTGGACGCTGACGCACGCGACCTCGCCCGCCGCGTAGATGCCCGGCACGCTCGTCGCGCCCTCGACGTCGGTCTTGATGCCGCCCATCTGATAGTGCATGCCGGGCCGCACCGGGACGGGCTCCTTGATCATGTCGATGCCGAGATAGTCGAGGGCCATCTCGTGAATCTGTGGGAGCTTCTTCAATATGACCTCGGGGCCGAGATGGCGCAGGTCGAGCAAGACGTTGCCGTCGATGCCACGGCCCTCCGCGATCTCGGTCGCCTCCGCACGCGACGTCACGTCGCGCGCCGCCAGCTCCATCTTGTTAGGCGCGTAGCGCTTCATGAAGCGCTCGCCCTCGGAGTTCAGCAAGTAGGCGCCCTCGCCGCGTGCAGCCTCCGTCATCAAGAAGCCGCTGCCGGCCAGCGTCGTGGGATGGTATTGCACCATCTCCATGTCCATCAACGGCGCGCCGGCGCGATACGCGAGCGAATATCCGTCGCCGGTGCAGATCAGCGCGTTGGTGCTTGGCTCGTAGAGACGTCCGAGGCCTCCGCTGGCGACGACGACCGCCTTGGCGCGTAGCAGGTGCAGCTCGCCGGTGATCATCTCCAGCGCCACGAGCCCGCGGCACGCGCCGCCTTCCATGAACAGCTTGGTGGCGAACCACTCCTCGTAGACCTTGACGCCGGCCTTGAGGATTTGGTCGTACAGGGTGACGAGCAGCGCCTGGCCCGTGATGTCGCCGACGAAATACGTGCGCGCCAACGAAGCGCCGCCGAATGCGCGCTTCCCGAGCTTGCCGTCGGGTCCGCGATAGAAGATGACGCCCATGTGCTCGAACTCGATGATGTCCGCGGGCGCCTCCTGAGCCATGATCTCCACGGCGTCCTGATCCGCGAGATAATCGCTGCCCTTGACGGTGTCGAAGGCGTGCGACTCCCAGCTGTCCTCCTCGGAGATCGCGGCGTTGATGCCGCCCTGTGCCGCGCTCGAGTGGCTGCGAATCGGATGCACCTTGGTGACGATCGCGACGTCGGCACCGCCGCGTGCCGCCTCCAGCGCCGCCCGCATGCCTGCCAAGCCGGCGCCCAAGATCAAGACGTCGTGATCGCGCGTCACGAGCCTGTTGTTTCCCCTAAAAGCACGGCCACATCCCGAACGCTTGTTCGATGCAATTCTCGATCCATTTCGACTCTTGCGAGCATAGCAAGCCGCCGGCGCGCGCCGCTACGTTTTTCGTAGCGGTTCGGTTCCCTAGTTGCTCGCCGTCATCGTCGCAGTAGGCCTCCCGACATTTTTCGTCAGGAGGCTTCATGCTGCAAAACGTCACCGCGACGCCCGCGCGCCGCTCGCTCGAGTTCGGAATTTATCGGGACGGCGACAACAATCTCGACGCGATCCAGGAGTCCACGCTCTCCCAGGCGCTACGCACGAGCCGCAGCGATTCGCGCATCGAGTTCACCGTCGAGGACACGACGCGGCTGCGGGCCGACGGCGACGCCGTCGTCTCGGGCCCGTTGCACACCGAGCAGTACACGATCGCCGACGGCGACGTGTCGCGCGTGCACCTCGCGCGCGCGCACGAGATGAGCAGCGAGGCGAACCTCGCGCGCTTCGTCGCCCACACGCTCGACAACGCACAGGCCAGCGGCGCGCAAACGACCTGGATCGATCTCGTCGATCACGGCGGCGGTGACGGCGGCGGACTCGAGACGCGCGACGGACGCTTGATGAGCATGCCCAACATCGCGAAGGCGATCTCCGACGGCGTCGCGCTGCACGCTCAGGAGCATCCCGAGGATGCCGGCCGCAGCGTCGACGGCATCGTGGCGAACCAGTGCCTGATGGACACGATGGGATTCGCCGACGCGCTCTCGCACGCGGGCGTGAAGTATCTCGCCGCGAGTCCCGAGACGATGCTCGCGCCAGGCGTACCCAGCGGCGTCGCGCACGCGATCGCATCGCACGCGCACGATCCCGACGCGATGGCCAAGGCGATTGTCAACGACGTCATGCGCGCGAAGTACGACGCGGGCGAGCTCGACTTCGGACCGGCCGCGGCGTTCGACGTGCTCGACCTCGATCCGCAAAAAATCGCGCATGCCGAACGCAGCATCAAGCGGCTCAACGATGACGTCGCGACCGCGGCGCGCGAGACCGGAGTGCGCGGCGCCGTG
The sequence above is drawn from the Candidatus Binatia bacterium genome and encodes:
- a CDS encoding sulfite exporter TauE/SafE family protein, with translation MILLPGLAAFAAGAMNSVAGGGSFLSFPSLVFAGVPPISANATNNAAMWVGNIGGARGYREEVVAHRGLLLPVISVSVVGALIGAYLLLVTPQALFQRLIPWLLLFATIVFALSPRLTRAAPAAPRHAPWQLGVQFCIAIYGGYFGAGAGILMLAVLAFSGLPSFNAQNAIKNVLATAINGVALIPFVVARIIDWRFALPMAVIALAGGYLGARFFRRVPQPFARVVVVTIGVAMTIVFFVRTFT
- a CDS encoding bifunctional (p)ppGpp synthetase/guanosine-3',5'-bis(diphosphate) 3'-pyrophosphohydrolase, whose amino-acid sequence is MTITDLIERVRRYDTSADAEALMRGYEVAVAAHEGQRRASGESFVEHPLAVAGILADLEMDHQTIAAALLHDVVEDTSITNDQVTAQFGDEISRLVDGVTKLTRIPYQSKEDAQVENLRKMFLAMAKDIRVIIIKLADRLHNMRTLASLPPSKQQGIARETLDIYAPIAHRLGIWKIKWEIEDECLRYLDPAGYHDIVERVAKTRREREADVEAAIVRLRDEFKALKVNAEIQGRPKHFYSIYSKISKGREFSTIYDLTAIRIIVDTVKDCYAALGAVHAMWTPLPGRFKDYIAMPKPNMYQSLHTTVVGPSGEPLEIQIRTWDMHRTGEYGIAAHWRYKEGGKADQFENKLSWLRALLEWQKDMRDSRVFMENLKLDLFDSQVFVFSPRGDVYSTPAGGTPLDFAYQVHTDVGNHCVGAKINGRIVPLDYAMQNGDICEILVNKSSGRPSLDWLSIVKTSSAKHKIKQWFRKERREENVLAGQEALEQELARAGLRTDVARGELLGRIASRLNYATPTDLYAAIGFGDASAQAVVNRLRDELKHDNVVDLTKIGRRPTPRKGVRRSSGVRIAGVDDVLVRLSKCCSPVPGDPIIGYVTIGRGVSIHRADCPNVAYMNATPERILQAQWIDDAGLTHGVDVEVEADDRSQLLQDIMAVFSELKTQVSSVNARVRKDGVAVASLTVQIRDLDHLHKLLTKLETLKNVRRVYRVTKRERTAL
- a CDS encoding adenine phosphoribosyltransferase — its product is MEIETLIRAIPDFPIPGILFRDITPLLKDKQGFRRTIDLFVERFSGRGIDYVVGVEARGYILGAPIAYAIGAGFIPVRKPGKLPHDKLSEEYALEYGTNALEIHADAIGKGDHVLVVDDLLATGGTAAATGRLLERLGASVDAFAFLVELTDLKGREKLAGHDVVTFLSY
- a CDS encoding CoB--CoM heterodisulfide reductase iron-sulfur subunit B family protein, with amino-acid sequence MKVAFFPGCVSKGACPELYVSATAIAEPLGLELHELESAPCCGAGVLSEQNPELGDALNALMLAMAEAQGADLMTICSTCQGVLSNHNYHLQRDPARMDRANATIADQGFRYGGTTKVKHLLWMLFEDIGIDRVAVAIKRKLTGLKVAPFYGCYILRPVEELGLRERPERKTYLEQLIALLGAEPVEYRGSTKCCGFPMLTFNRDKALAMGGNHIIEAKEKGADLLVTPCPLCHLNLDGQQPDAARVLKQEIDVPIFHLPQLLGLAFGLDPEQLRLNHHVVSTKGALEKVELKV
- a CDS encoding succinate dehydrogenase/fumarate reductase iron-sulfur subunit translates to MQFTIEVGRYNPEGRYADNAIPGEPYPPPWNRSPARRYQTYTVDLPEHAVVLDALIEIREYQDQSLAVRCACRSAICGSCAMWINGHANLACKSKLQEFTKDGKTRVESPPSMPVIRDLVCDMAPFWEKHLAVKPWLQNKQPVPPPDEEYRVPNAAMEELIQEVSCISCGACLMDCESFAVNSEFLGPQALAQAYRYTGDPRDAETKERLGQYSESGGIWDCTHCYECVTQCPKGVAPLEQILKLRKLAVDAGFTNNPGTRHADAFAESVRDSGRLNELTLMPKSIGYFNFVEQLKVLPSAFNLLRAGKLPPLIHHKIPGFKRIKAIFERVGGRFK